In Candidatus Liberimonas magnetica, one DNA window encodes the following:
- a CDS encoding gliding motility-associated C-terminal domain-containing protein, with product MNKFFKELIILTALLFLFVSISFTWQVNGNNDLIGMLNSGGNASTASGVYENDGSFGSFVSASVVSTYDLNSGFLPNVNNLPLSILTFPLNNSTTVTAQPTFQWDYSDADSHTQRGFLVELSTDVNFSIVNYTSGETNSANKFWQISMIDAATYYWRVKVKDDPWDEWSLRGATNKVIVITKLLDTIKSLQPSGIFLTVANNKPTISWDVPVNNVNNTICDDQSTFRVYRSTEIFTDWKMVGTVSYTGLHLYNWTDTSLTLPTNTVESSPAIPNTNVYYYKVTCVDKDGNESADSMIQDSSNDFNLISVSTDTRMIVAIPSSVSKDLYKENNPIKDNIIILSQEIPNDLDDYNILKSYDIYPAKASNLKRLPYMSFNEALVRVVWQFGDSSSVTSSSVLSHVIKNNISSNLASLYDNQFSLYWNNGNEWIKLGKDSFNGALSFRTARLGKYMVKQALKAQSFTLNKVYPTIFTPNGDNRNDCVEFQFENPKDSPVSGSIYDLRGRFVAKLKSGFNKNSLRWDGLMDSGSLATPGTYIYQIEAKGSDSKVVNGVIILAQ from the coding sequence ATGAACAAATTTTTTAAAGAATTAATTATTCTAACAGCTTTACTTTTTCTTTTCGTTTCTATTTCCTTTACCTGGCAAGTAAACGGGAATAACGATTTGATTGGAATGCTTAATTCCGGTGGAAATGCATCCACTGCAAGCGGGGTTTATGAAAATGACGGGTCTTTTGGTTCATTTGTATCCGCATCTGTGGTTTCTACGTATGACCTCAACAGCGGATTTTTGCCAAACGTCAACAACCTCCCACTGTCAATCCTAACATTCCCTCTAAATAATTCTACTACAGTAACTGCTCAGCCGACTTTTCAATGGGATTACTCAGACGCTGACTCCCATACTCAAAGAGGCTTTTTAGTCGAGCTGTCTACCGATGTAAATTTTTCAATAGTAAACTATACATCCGGCGAAACCAACTCTGCAAATAAATTCTGGCAAATCTCGATGATAGATGCAGCAACCTATTACTGGAGAGTCAAAGTTAAGGATGATCCATGGGACGAGTGGAGCCTGAGAGGCGCAACAAATAAAGTTATTGTTATAACCAAATTACTCGATACGATCAAGTCATTACAGCCTTCGGGCATATTTTTAACAGTAGCAAATAATAAACCGACAATATCCTGGGATGTACCGGTTAACAATGTAAATAATACGATCTGCGACGATCAAAGTACATTCAGGGTATACAGGTCTACCGAAATATTTACGGACTGGAAAATGGTAGGCACGGTCTCCTATACAGGCTTACATCTCTACAATTGGACAGACACTTCGCTGACTCTGCCGACAAACACAGTTGAATCTTCACCGGCTATACCGAATACAAACGTATATTATTATAAGGTCACGTGTGTAGATAAGGACGGAAACGAAAGCGCAGATTCCATGATACAAGACTCAAGCAATGATTTTAATCTCATCTCGGTATCAACCGATACTCGGATGATAGTTGCTATACCGTCAAGCGTGAGCAAAGATCTTTATAAAGAAAATAACCCTATAAAAGACAATATAATTATATTGTCGCAGGAAATACCAAACGATTTAGACGACTATAATATTTTAAAGAGTTATGATATATATCCTGCTAAAGCATCAAACCTGAAAAGATTGCCTTACATGAGCTTCAACGAGGCTTTAGTACGTGTCGTCTGGCAGTTCGGCGATTCTTCCTCCGTTACTTCTTCTAGTGTCTTATCCCATGTTATTAAAAACAACATTAGCAGCAACTTGGCGTCTTTATATGACAACCAGTTCTCTCTGTACTGGAATAACGGTAATGAATGGATAAAACTCGGAAAAGATTCATTTAACGGAGCTTTATCTTTCAGGACTGCGCGCCTCGGCAAGTACATGGTAAAACAGGCATTGAAAGCTCAATCTTTTACTCTTAACAAAGTATATCCTACCATCTTTACTCCTAACGGAGATAACAGGAACGATTGCGTGGAATTCCAGTTCGAAAACCCGAAGGACAGCCCTGTAAGCGGCAGTATTTATGACCTCAGGGGCAGATTCGTCGCAAAACTAAAAAGCGGATTCAACAAGAATTCCTTAAGATGGGACGGACTGATGGATTCCGGTTCACTGGCAACTCCGGGAACATACATTTATCAAATCGAAGCTAAAGGCAGTGATTCAAAAGTAGTGAACGGCGTAATTATACTGGCACAATAA
- a CDS encoding HEAT repeat domain-containing protein, with amino-acid sequence MKNIFGIFLILPAIINFYQFSIAEQFSADDYFDRGSQRYAQGDLDRAVLDLKKSMKLGKEESEVKDVLYEISTVYYTLSGEKYVNGDTEGAFADVDKSLELNKDDMFARNFLGIYAKELATKYLNMKNYDKAMPYLEKLLELFPEENEYKTMYETAKKHLSDNRDTFQEPASSEGPVQATHKQEKAKQQQQNASAKPDKKLFLLLESRMEKQEKLLEGYEEKYKEFMQKQEILLQNSEGKHKELMQKMLSRVARDRNEIADSISRETTRMKQVLIFAAVILLVLAIFSVVLVLFLARYIISRSALLRDGHRHIWGGTTAQGLPDFGKRRLSEHSQEIEELRIIEAEVVGRQTDPQAAEDVLQPFLQSKDSKINAEAARALFKHNPTRALNILEEMESSPDKQTRIDAIHALGEINSPEAVKVLLDNLNENEMDVKKELIRSLRKINELKKAEIPEYLQDKIEKALNGLKDNGNWVIE; translated from the coding sequence ATGAAAAATATATTTGGAATATTTTTAATTTTACCTGCAATAATAAATTTTTATCAATTTTCGATTGCTGAGCAATTTTCTGCCGACGATTATTTTGACAGGGGCAGTCAGAGATATGCCCAGGGTGACTTGGACAGGGCAGTTTTAGACCTGAAAAAGTCAATGAAATTAGGTAAGGAAGAATCTGAGGTAAAAGATGTTTTATATGAAATATCAACCGTATATTATACTCTCAGCGGCGAGAAATACGTGAATGGGGACACCGAAGGTGCATTTGCGGATGTCGACAAAAGTCTGGAATTAAATAAAGATGATATGTTCGCCAGGAATTTTTTGGGTATATATGCGAAAGAATTGGCAACAAAATATCTTAATATGAAGAATTATGACAAAGCCATGCCCTATTTGGAAAAGCTATTAGAGTTGTTCCCGGAAGAAAATGAATATAAAACAATGTATGAAACCGCTAAAAAACATCTGTCTGACAACAGAGACACTTTTCAGGAGCCGGCATCTTCGGAAGGACCTGTGCAAGCAACTCATAAGCAGGAAAAAGCAAAACAACAACAGCAAAATGCATCGGCCAAACCAGATAAAAAGTTATTTCTTTTGCTGGAATCCAGGATGGAAAAACAGGAAAAATTACTGGAAGGTTATGAAGAAAAATACAAAGAGTTTATGCAGAAGCAGGAAATATTGCTTCAAAATAGTGAAGGGAAACATAAAGAACTGATGCAGAAAATGCTTTCCAGAGTAGCAAGAGATAGAAATGAAATAGCGGATAGTATCAGCAGAGAAACAACAAGGATGAAGCAAGTTTTGATATTTGCCGCTGTAATACTTCTTGTATTAGCAATATTTTCAGTAGTACTTGTCCTGTTTTTAGCCAGGTATATAATAAGCAGGTCAGCCCTTCTGAGGGATGGACACAGGCATATCTGGGGGGGGACAACTGCACAAGGCCTCCCGGATTTCGGCAAAAGGCGACTCTCTGAACATAGCCAGGAGATAGAAGAGCTAAGAATTATTGAAGCTGAGGTGGTTGGACGGCAAACAGACCCTCAGGCAGCGGAAGATGTCCTTCAGCCGTTTTTGCAAAGTAAGGATAGCAAAATAAATGCAGAGGCGGCAAGGGCTTTATTCAAGCATAATCCTACGAGGGCCTTAAATATCTTAGAAGAAATGGAATCAAGCCCGGATAAGCAGACGCGTATTGATGCTATACATGCGCTTGGCGAGATAAATTCTCCTGAAGCAGTTAAGGTCTTGTTAGATAACTTAAATGAAAATGAAATGGATGTAAAAAAAGAGTTAATCCGTTCTTTGCGAAAGATCAATGAACTTAAGAAAGCAGAAATACCTGAATACCTTCAGGATAAAATAGAAAAAGCACTGAACGGATTGAAAGATAATGGAAACTGGGTAATAGAATAG